GAATCCGTACGAAAAGGCATAGTGCAGTAATCCAAGCATGGTCCCCATGTTAATCCACTGGTCGCTGCTGGGATTGTATTCATGAATGGTGACCCTGTTTTTATTCCGGGTAGGGAGGGTGGTTGTGATGAGCATCAGCTTGTTGCCATGCCGGACAATCTGGTAGTTGCTTGTGTTGCCATCAACTGGAATGTCCCCAATCCTTCTCCATTCTCCCCGGGCCGGGCTGTACACTTTCATGACAGGGATGTCACAGATACAGAAAATCTGCTCCTGGAACACACAGGCTTCCTGAAACTCTGGCCGCTTCAGGGAGGCACAGTTGAGCCACTGGTTCCTTTCGGGCTCCAAGCAAAGCATCCTTTTGTTGCTGACAACATACAGATGATCGTTCACTGTTACAATTTCAATTTTACCTAAGGAATGAGGCAGGGGAGCCACAAGCCTCCACTGATTCCTCTGAATATTATAGCACTCCACCTCTTTTAACCTGGCACTCGTCAATGGATCGCGACCGCCCAGGATGTAGATGTTCCCATTGAGGTACCCAATGTCCATATCCGTTCTGTCCAGCAGTCTTTGTTCCAGCTCTGTCCAGTTGTTTTGCGCTGCATTATAAATCCAGAGATGCTTAGAATGCTGTGAGGCCAAATACAGGTCATTTTCAGGTGAAACACAAACTGCAAAGGTGTCAATGGCCAAGTTAGTCAAAGGGGAGGCCATGGTAAAGATTTCTCCTGCATAGGGGTCGTAACATAGAAAAGGTTCCTTAGGCTGTCCAAAGAATATGATCATTTCTTTGGCACTCATCCCGATCCTCTCTGTGGGGTTTTCCGAACTTGCAGTGATCTCACTGCACGTGGCTGCAGTGACACCCTGCAGGATTTCCTGGCACTGTTTCTTTATGAAGGGTTTAGACTTGAGCCTTTCTATGTACACCTTCTCTTTCTCAGTAAAGTGATGCCATCGTATACACTTCAGCACCTCCAATGCGTTCCCCACCTTTTCTGTCATGTTTGCCTCTATCCACTGGATGGCTACTGAGCACACTTTCCTCTCGCTGTCCACATCCAGTGTATCCAACGCGAGGATTTCCTTCACTTGGCTCAAGCTCAGCTCACAAAGCTCCCTGCCTTTCTTGCAGAAGTGCTGGAAGTTCCGGGCAATGAACGCCCGGGCCTTGCCCTTCAGATCATGATTGTCAAACGCGTCTGCAAACTTCAAGATCCCTGCACAGTTTGAAAGGTCAAGCCTCCTAGCCATGAAGCTGGAGCACGCTTGCCTTACGTATTCCAGCTGGAGCATGTTAGCTGATGCATAGAGTCTCTGGACATTGCCCTCGCTGATCGTTACCTTCCCCGTATAACAGTAGTCAATGATAAGGGACATCGACTCTGCGTCCACGTCGTGAatagtcactttcttttgctTGCTTTCATACAGTCCGCCGGTAAACATGCTTTTGAAATAAGGGCTGGCTGCTGCCAGGACGTTCCGGTTGCAGGAAAACAGCTTCCCCGTTCCGTTGgcgctgatgctgctgctgccgtTCCCCGGTGCGGCGTGCTGACACAGCTCCGAGGACTCCACTTCAATCGTCACGTCCACCAGCAGCTTACAGTCATAGAAAAGCTTCAGCTCCTTGAGTAAACTGCGAGCGTGATTCGTGTCCTCTAACTCCTCCGGGCCAGTGAAATAACTACAAACAGAGGCCATCTtttgcgaaaaaaaaaaacaaaaaaaacgccgGTCTGTCTCGGCAGGGTTATTTAATCCCAATACGTTTTACTGCTATGCAGAGGGCCACAATCCAAGAATCCCTCTGGTGTACTACTGGCAATTGTTTGtgatcacaaataaaaaaaaaaatctacctggATCTAACGGTGATTGCGCTAGTGTTTGTCCAGCAAGCGCAGACTGTAATACTCCAATGTAATGTAGCTACACACTCTTTTGCACATTAGACACAGTATAAACATACTCCTGTGTGCCGTTAAAGTAACACATGTCcgttttcaaatgtaattattattttttttacattgaaagtACACTGACATTCACAGCACAGTCACCTGCTTCTCTCTGCAGTGCCAAAGCTTCACAATCACATCCATCACTTCGCACGGGCAGCGCACGCACCCCATACTGTCAGCTtgtgattggctgtgctgttGAGTGACGCGGCACAGGGGTTTGGTTGACAGAATTTGTCCCACGTGGTTTGTTGTGTCAAACACACAGCGCGGAAAAGTAtaacatacaaatatacacataACTACACACACATATGTAAGCTGCACACTCAAATATAATTGGCGTCAGTTTTCTAAATACTTGTATGGCTTTCACTGTACTCAACTATGAAAAAGAAGACTCCAACagcagtccagtttgtttaccttCCCACAACTGGCAGTTGTAACTGTGAGGGCATTCACGTATGGAATCTGTATGCACCACAGATTGGGGGGGGCGAGGGGGTTATTGTTCAGTCTGTTTACGTAGAGGCTACCAAAACACCTACCTTGCAGTACTATGAAGTTAAGCCTCAAGATAATAGTTTAAACCAGATGTTAAAACATCAGCGTAGTCAGTTGACAAAACAATAAgctcttctttgtttttgtgttaaagtTACACATTATACAGAGCACATGGCCCAGATAAACCAATTGAGACAGAGCATCACTTGACTGATAGGCTCGCAACCAATCCGTGCGCTCTGCTCTGTGATGGCGCAGAACTGGAGATGTAAACTCAGACGCTTATGTTCAAGGGTGCGGTTATAAAACGTTTAAGAAAAACAGGGTGTTGctttttttataaaaggaaaatgaTATAATGTAGTTACTTTCTTGCTGAAATGATTACCATTTTCAAGGCAttcataaaaatacttttttaaaaacctcCACGAGAGTTCTATAATGTTGTTACCACACTGTTTAATACCTCGTTTAAAGCTTAAACCATTTtgtaacaaatcttttttttaaacctcaatGATAATTGCAGCTTttaatttcactttaaaaaaaaaaaaaaagtttcttgatattgttttattgtgtatcTAATGAGACCGGCAAATATCAAACCCTCTCACAGTAAATGAAACATGATCTACAATCTGAAAGCACCATTTCAACAAAGTACCATATGTGTCCTGAGATATTGTGTGATTCAGCAAGGAGACAGCCACAAAGATTTGAACTGAACGATTCTTTAACTC
The Polyodon spathula isolate WHYD16114869_AA chromosome 9, ASM1765450v1, whole genome shotgun sequence genome window above contains:
- the LOC121320957 gene encoding kelch repeat and BTB domain-containing protein 7-like; amino-acid sequence: MASVCSYFTGPEELEDTNHARSLLKELKLFYDCKLLVDVTIEVESSELCQHAAPGNGSSSISANGTGKLFSCNRNVLAAASPYFKSMFTGGLYESKQKKVTIHDVDAESMSLIIDYCYTGKVTISEGNVQRLYASANMLQLEYVRQACSSFMARRLDLSNCAGILKFADAFDNHDLKGKARAFIARNFQHFCKKGRELCELSLSQVKEILALDTLDVDSERKVCSVAIQWIEANMTEKVGNALEVLKCIRWHHFTEKEKVYIERLKSKPFIKKQCQEILQGVTAATCSEITASSENPTERIGMSAKEMIIFFGQPKEPFLCYDPYAGEIFTMASPLTNLAIDTFAVCVSPENDLYLASQHSKHLWIYNAAQNNWTELEQRLLDRTDMDIGYLNGNIYILGGRDPLTSARLKEVECYNIQRNQWRLVAPLPHSLGKIEIVTVNDHLYVVSNKRMLCLEPERNQWLNCASLKRPEFQEACVFQEQIFCICDIPVMKVYSPARGEWRRIGDIPVDGNTSNYQIVRHGNKLMLITTTLPTRNKNRVTIHEYNPSSDQWINMGTMLGLLHYAFSYGFICLTARIYPTCLESGQNFVTEEDDDRSGSSADWDFEGLSDADSESGSSSSFSEDENW